In the genome of Gemmatimonadota bacterium, the window ACCTCGCGTGCCTTGCGGTGCATTGCCATCGCCTCGTCGGTTCGTCCTAATCGGTCCAGCAATCGCCCCAGTACCAGGAAGCCCCGAGGGTCGCGCGGTCCTAACTCGATCGCCAGCAACAAGACCCGGTGGCCCTCGACGAGCTCGCCGTGGGCCAGCAGCGCCTCGCCGAGGAGCAGGGCCGATTCGGCATCTTGAGGTGCCAGGGAATGGGCTTCCCGAAGCACTTCGATCGCCTCTCGGCTGGCGCCATTCCTGAGTCGGGTCGAGCCGAGGTAACGATAAGCAAGCCAATAAGATGGGTCTTGCTTCACGGCCTCGCGGAAGTCCCGCTCGGCCTCCCGGGTCTGACCGGCTTGTGCATGGAATGCGCCACGGAGGACCAGGGTGGGGGCCGCGGTCGCGCCCCCGTCCAGGGCCAGCGTCAGCTCGGCGAGGGCCGCCTCCCAATCGCTGGCCGACCCGTGGAGCTCGGCGAGCGCCACCCGCGCCTCAACCGCGTCCGGCCCTTCCTCGATGACCTGCCGGAGCAAGGCGATCGCATCCAACCGGCGCCCCGCGCCCGCCAGGGTGGCCGACCGACGGAGGGCGCTCGCCCCGGCCGCGGCATCAGGGGTCAGGATGGTGCCGAGCCGTTGCTCGGGGACATCCCGACCGAACGGGCGGAGCGATCCGATGGCATCGAGGGAGGGTGTCAGGAGGTCGCCCTCCTGGGTCAGGGGGTCGGAACCGAGAAGGGCTTGGTCGTCCGGCAGGTTATCGCGGGAGTTGGTGAGTCGGCGCATGGAGGAAGGATAGATCCCTCACTCGGTTGCCGTCATCCTCGGCGGGGCGGTCGCAAAGAAATCCCGGTAAAATCCATCCCTGTATTCGGCCACCAGGGCATCGACTCGTTCGAGCTTGGGCGAGGCGACCACCAACCCGACATGGTGCTTCTTGGCCAACCGCCAGGTCACCTCGGGCGCATCGTAACTCGCAAGGTCCGGCTCCTCCTGCTTGGCCAGCGACACCAGGAGGCCCGCGTACCGGCGTTTCGGTGCCGTCACGACATACGGGTCGTCGTCCCGCCGGCACTCCAGGCGGGCTCCCTCAGCCCAGAGGTTGAGCCCGCTCGCGGCGTCCACGAGATCAACGATGTGGGCGCCCCCGACCCGGGCCGAGGTCTCCAGAAAATAGCACTCGCCGCTGCGTCGGCTCTTGATGAATTCAGTGTGCGACACCCCCTGTTTCAGGCCCAATGCCTTGAGCAAGACCTGATTGAAGCTGAGCAAGGCCCGCTCGTCGGTGCTCCGGCGGCGATCTTGCGAATCCCGATGGCGGCCGCCATCGAGCGGGGCTTGAGGACGTACGGGCCGGGAACCGCCGCCAAGAACTCCCGAATGTCGTCGTAGTGGAGCACCGGCGCGAACGCGGGAATCAGGAGGCCTCCCTCCTTCGCCTTGGCCCGCATCGCGAGCTTGTCGCGGAAGTACCAGGCCGTGGTGTCGCCCATGCCGGCGACCCGGAGGTGCTCCCGGATCATGGCCGCCTTCTCGACATCACAATCGTCGAGGGCAACGACCCGGTCGATCTTCGTCGTCCGGGCCAGCCAACTGACGCCCTTGATGACCTCGGCCATGTCCCACTTCTTCTCGATAACGGGAATGAAGTACAACTCGTCGATCGCCTCGCGGGGCCAATCCGACGTCTCCAGGCTCGTCGATGTCAGCAACAGAACCCGGGCCCCGGTTCGCTTCGCTGCGTGCAGGAACGCATCGCCCTTTCGGTGGCTTGCAAGGCACAGCCCGGTCAATGGGCGCGGAGTCATTCCGTGAAGGCATCCCGGACCGGCGGAGTCCGCCGAAACCCGGTGACCCCCATCCGTTGAAGAATTCAGTTTTCAGGATATCTTCAGGGGCTATGGCTCAGGAATACCTTCGCGTCCGCGGTGCCCGCGAGCACAATCTCAAGAACATCAACGTCACGATTCCTCGCAATCAACTGACCGTCATTACCGGTCTGTCGGGCTCCGGCAAATCCTCGCTGGCGTTCGACACCATCTACGCTGAGGGCCAGCGGCGGTACGTTGAATCGCTCTCGGCCTACGCCCGGCAGTTCCTGGGGCTGATGGAAAAGCCGGATGTCGACGCCATTGAGGGTCTCTCGCCGGCGATCTCGATCGAGCAGAAGTCCACCGGCAACAACCCCCGCTCGACGGTGGGGACCGTGACCGAGATCTACGATTATATGCGGCTCCTCTGGGCCCGGGCCGGGACGCCGCATTGCCCGGCCGACGGGTCGCCGGTGGCCCGGTCGAGTGCGTCGCAGATCGCGGAAGCCGTGGCCGGCTGGCCGGAAGGCACCCGGATTGAAATCCTCGGTCCGGTCGTTCGGGGCCGCAAGGGGGAGTTCCGGGACTTGTTCGAGGACCTCGCCAAGCGGGGGTTTGTCCGGGTCCGGGTCGACGGCGAGACCTACGACCTCACCGGCGTACCCAAACTCAACCGGCGGCAGAATCATGATGTCTCCGTCGTGGTCGACCGGCTTGTAGTTCGCCCCGCCGATCGATCCCGCATCAACGATTCCATCGAGACGGCGCTCAAGGTGGCCGACGGCGTGGTCGAGGTGGTCCGCCACGGGGGTGGGGCCCAGTCGGTGGTGTTTTCCGAGCGGTTTTCCTGTCCGGTCTGCGGCCTGTCGATGCCCGAACTCGAGCCCCGGCAATTCTCCTTCAACTCGCCGTTCGGCGTGTGTCCCGACTGCCACGGCCTCGGCACCCGGCGCGAATCGGTGCCGGAGTTGGTCCTCGGCGACCCGGGTCTGTCGGTGCTCGAGGGCGTGATCCTTCCGTGGGGCGAGCCGAGCGGGTATTTGCGCAAGGTGATCCTGCCGACCTTGGCCAAGTTGTACAAGTTCGATCTCGACGCGCCCTGGCGGTCGCTCAGCCAATCGGCCCAGGACGTGCTGCTCCGCGGCGCGCCCGGGAAGACGTTCAAGTTCCAGCTCGACGGGCCGAAGCTCAAAGGCGACTACGAAACGAGCTGGGAAGGCATTCTCAAGAACGTCGAGCGGCGGTTCTACGAAACCCAAAGCGACGCCGTCCGGGTCCAGCTCGGCGAGTTCATGGTCGAGATGCCCTGCCGGACCTGCTCCGGCCGCCGGCTCAAACCCGAGAGCCTCGCGGTCTTGGTGGCGGGGAAAAGTATCGGCGAGGTGGTCGACCTGTCGGTGGATGGGGCCATCGGGTTCTTCGAGGGGATTCCGGTCGGCCGCGGCAAAGCCGGCAGCATCGACCCCGACATCGGCGGGCCGATCCTCAAGGAAGTCCACGACCGGCTGACGTTCCTTCGCGACGTCGGCCTCGAATATCTCACGTTAGGCCGGGGGTCGGGATCGCTGTCGGGTGGCGAGGCGCAGCGGATTCGGCTGGCCACCCAGATCGGATCGCGATTGGTCGGGGTGCTCTATAT includes:
- a CDS encoding tetratricopeptide repeat protein, producing the protein MRRLTNSRDNLPDDQALLGSDPLTQEGDLLTPSLDAIGSLRPFGRDVPEQRLGTILTPDAAAGASALRRSATLAGAGRRLDAIALLRQVIEEGPDAVEARVALAELHGSASDWEAALAELTLALDGGATAAPTLVLRGAFHAQAGQTREAERDFREAVKQDPSYWLAYRYLGSTRLRNGASREAIEVLREAHSLAPQDAESALLLGEALLAHGELVEGHRVLLLAIELGPRDPRGFLVLGRLLDRLGRTDEAMAMHRKAREVTPA
- the uvrA gene encoding excinuclease ABC subunit UvrA, with product MAQEYLRVRGAREHNLKNINVTIPRNQLTVITGLSGSGKSSLAFDTIYAEGQRRYVESLSAYARQFLGLMEKPDVDAIEGLSPAISIEQKSTGNNPRSTVGTVTEIYDYMRLLWARAGTPHCPADGSPVARSSASQIAEAVAGWPEGTRIEILGPVVRGRKGEFRDLFEDLAKRGFVRVRVDGETYDLTGVPKLNRRQNHDVSVVVDRLVVRPADRSRINDSIETALKVADGVVEVVRHGGGAQSVVFSERFSCPVCGLSMPELEPRQFSFNSPFGVCPDCHGLGTRRESVPELVLGDPGLSVLEGVILPWGEPSGYLRKVILPTLAKLYKFDLDAPWRSLSQSAQDVLLRGAPGKTFKFQLDGPKLKGDYETSWEGILKNVERRFYETQSDAVRVQLGEFMVEMPCRTCSGRRLKPESLAVLVAGKSIGEVVDLSVDGAIGFFEGIPVGRGKAGSIDPDIGGPILKEVHDRLTFLRDVGLEYLTLGRGSGSLSGGEAQRIRLATQIGSRLVGVLYILDEPSIGLHQRDNDRLLKTLKELRDLGNTVLVVEHDEDTIRAADYVVDLGPRAGRFGGEVIVEGLVEAVVGHPDSLTGRYLRGELRIPLPARRRAVDPKRMLRVVGAKANNLKNLTVEFPLGVLVAVTGVSGSGKSSLITDILYHALARHFFRAKFVPGAHKTIEGLDQLDKVIDVDQSPIGRTPRSNPATYAGLFTPIRDLFAQLPEAKMRGYGPGRFSFNVKGGRCESCEGDGLVKIEMHFLPDVYVPCEVCRGKRYNRETLEVRYKGRSIAEVLELTVSDALEFFSAHGRIREKLELLNDVGLGYLHLGQAATTLSGGEAQRVKLATELSKRDTGRTLYILDEPTTGLHFEDVRVLLEVLHRLVDKGNSVLVIEHNLDVIKTADWIVDLGPEGGTKGGMVVAAGTPERVAGIDASHTGRFLRRLVAPGG